One Stenotrophomonas oahuensis genomic region harbors:
- a CDS encoding DNA-binding protein, with protein sequence MSPQLIDQFVESLREPGTSDLSPALMAATLGVAQHDLATVIGVHRNTLRLHPESFRVQESLRGLVSVVAAAAQIQPDVTKALFLVKNTPVEMFGHRTLLQVVRDGRTDEALAYLRSISAGFVG encoded by the coding sequence ATGTCTCCACAACTGATCGACCAGTTTGTTGAATCGCTGCGTGAGCCGGGTACCAGTGATCTGTCGCCGGCTTTGATGGCCGCCACGCTTGGCGTGGCGCAGCACGATCTTGCCACCGTAATCGGCGTTCATCGGAACACGCTCCGCTTGCACCCGGAGTCCTTTCGGGTACAGGAATCTCTTCGTGGCCTGGTAAGCGTCGTCGCGGCGGCGGCGCAGATACAGCCCGACGTGACGAAGGCGCTGTTCCTGGTAAAGAACACCCCCGTCGAGATGTTCGGCCATCGCACGTTGTTGCAGGTGGTGCGCGACGGGCGAACGGATGAAGCGCTCGCGTACCTGCGCTCGATATCTGCGGGGTTTGTGGGTTGA